One Silene latifolia isolate original U9 population chromosome 4, ASM4854445v1, whole genome shotgun sequence DNA segment encodes these proteins:
- the LOC141653542 gene encoding small ribosomal subunit protein uS8z/uS8w — protein MVRISVLNDALKTMYNAEKRGKRQVLIRPSSKVIIKVLLVMQRHGYIGEFEYVDDHRSGKIVVELNGRLNKCGVISPRFDVGVKEIESWTARLLPSRQFGYIVLTTSAGIMDHEEARRKNVGGKVLGFFY, from the exons ATGGTGAGAATCAGTGTACTGAATGATGCCCTCAAGACGATGTATAATGCTGAGAAGAGAGGAAAGCGCCAGGTCCTTATTAGGCCATCTTCCAAAGTGATCATCAAGGTTCTTTTGGTTATGCAAAGGCATG GATACATCGGTGAGTTTGAGTATGTGGATGACCACCGATCTGGAAAGATTGTTGTTGAATTGAACGGAAGGCTGAACAAATGTGGAGTCATCAGCCCCCGTTTTGATGTTGGTGTCAAGGAGATTGAGTCATGGACTGCTAGACTTCTTCCTTCTAGACAG TTTGGGTACATCGTGTTGACCACATCTGCTGGCATCATGGATCACGAAGAGGCTAGGAGAAAGAACGTCGGAGGCAAAGTTCTAGGCTTCTTCTATTAG